Below is a window of Agathobacter rectalis ATCC 33656 DNA.
CATGCCACGCACACCGGTGCTCCAGCTCTGCAGCAGATATTTTACCTCCTTTGAGCGTGCCTCTGAGAGCATAATCCACTTTGGATTCATTCTAAGACATGACTTGATAGCCTCAGAGTAGCCAAACACATCCTCACTCACCTTCATCTCTATACAGTCCTTGCCCGGATTTGTCTCGGCATAACGTATCTCAAGAGTATCCTCAATTGTAATCACGCGCTCATTCGCCGGTATAAACTGTGAAAAAAACTTCACGCACTCCGTCTTTCCGATGCCCGGCATCCCGCAAAAGGTGATATTCATCTTGGTCTTTACGCAGTTTATCAGTACAGCTAAAAGCTCCTCCGAGCAGAATTTCTCAGCAATTGCAGATTCTGCTGTCAGTCTGATAAGCGGCGGTGTCTTTCGTATGCTGATGCTCCTGCCCGACTTCGCAACCGATTCATGCAGTATCGTCACACGAAGCTCGCTCGTCTCGGCCTCAAGCTCCGGATTTCTCTTATTGAACTGTCTGCTTACGACATTGGCGATGCGCTGTGTAAACTGCTCCACAAAAGCAGGTGTCATATACTGTGTGACAAACTGCTGATTGGCCCTGAAACGCTCATTAAATATATTTGTAAGCCATATTTCTTTGCCGTTATAATCTATATCCGTTATCTCGTTGCTGGCTACAAAGCTCCAAAGCGGTCCAAAATATTCTTTTCCAAGCTCCATGTACCACCTCTTATTTGACACTCATATTGGCATGATTTGAAAAGTTTATAATCAGATCACTAAATGTCTTTCCTACTATGCCTGTTGCATCAGAGCCTATAACCGCTGTTACAACGAGAATGATTGATAAAATAGCTACAACTGTTATGAGTATTCCGCCATATTCCTGAAAAATTTCCTTCATAATATTTAAATCCTTTCTTCATCTAAGTCTAAAATAATAGTGTTAAATAAAATCAAAAATCAAATATATGAAACTAAAAAACAAGGAAAAAAATAGTGGCCGAAATGCCACAAAAAGAAACCTGCATAGAACATATGCAAGACACAATTTAAAAAGATATTTATATCTTACACAAAAATCGGGATTTGTAAATACCAAATCCCGAAAAAATGTGCACAAATATTCATTTAGTTTTTATACATATATCACATACTTATTTTAGATAAATATGCCAATCATAAATCTCCCCGTTAGGACATAACAGAGAATTGCACATCTATCCGTTAAGACATAACAGTGAATTGTACGTCTGTCCGTTAAGACATAACAGTGATTTTATGCCTCGAGCAGCTTATTTACGCTGACAAGACGTGTGACAATAACAAACACCTCTGCAGCCTTTTTCAGCTCATCAAGTGATGGATATGTCGGAGCAATTCTTATCACGCTGTCATCCGGATCCTTCTTGTAAGGGAAAGGAGAGCCTGCACCTGTCATTGTGACACCAGCTTCCTTGCACTTTGCAACGATTTCCTTTGCACAGCCTGAAAGAGCCTCAAATCCGAAGAAGTATCCACCAAGCGGCTTAACCCATGTTCCGATGCCTCTTGAAGCAATTTCATCTGTGAGGATATTCTCAACCAGCTCGAATTTAGGTCTGATAAGAGCTGCATGCTTTGCCATATGAGCCTTGATACCATCTACATCCTTAAAGAATCTCGCATGACGAAGCTGATTAATCTTGTCGTGTCCGATTGTCTGTATAGTAAGGCGCTTCTTGATATCCTCACGGTTTTTCTCAGATGTGCATATACCTGCCACGCCTGCACCAGGGAATGTCACCTTACTTGTTGAGCAGAACTCAAATACCATATCAGGGTTTCCCTCTTTCTCGCAGAGCTCAAGGATATTTGGAATCTCTGCCTGCTTATCATCATAGAGATGATGAACTGTGTATGCATTGTCCCAGAAGATTCTAAAATCATCTGCTGCAGGCTTAAGCTTTGCAAAGCGCTCAACTGTCTCATCAGAGTATACAACACCCTGTGGGTTAGAGTATTTTGGAACACACCAGATTCCCTTTACAGAGGCATCGTTATTGACATATTTCTCAACCATATCCATGTCAGGACCATCCTCAGTCATAGGGATGTTTATCATCTCAACTCCAAACTCCTCTGTGATTGCAAAGTGCCTGTCATAGCCCGGTACAGGACAGAGGAACTTCACCTTGTCAAGCTTGCACCATGGTGTATTGCCGCAAAGACCAAAGATAAATGCACGTGCAACCTGATCATACATGATATTGAGACTTGAGTTTCCATATACTATAGCCTGCTCAGGCTTTGCTCCTACCATGCCTGCGATAAGGGCCTTTGCCTCAGGAATTCCGTCCAGACATGCATAGTTTCTCACATCAAGTCCTGATTCACTTTTCATATCACTGTCTGATTTCAAGACATCGAGCATAGGGAGTGAGAGGTCAAGCTGGTCTGCTCCCGGCTTTCCACGCGACATGTCAAGGCTTAAGCCAAGATTCTTAATCTTCTCGTACTCAGCCTCAAGTGCTGTCTTTTCCTGCATTAACTCGTCCTTTGTCATTTCTGTATACTTTTTCATTTAAAGATCCTCCTGGTCTGATTTTTTAAATATTTATGTTATTATCAACTATTTGCAATTATTCAAGCTTCATCTATGCACTTTCATGTATCACAGTCTCTGTGAAGCTCATCCATGTGTGCTTTTATCTTTGCCTCATAGCCTATATCCGTAAGTTTGTAAAACACTCTGTCTGTAAGGCCATCCGGCAGATACTGCTGCTTCACATAGTGATTTGGATAGTCGTGTGCGTATTTGTACCCGACTCCGTGCCCGAGCTTTTCTGCCGCACCGTAATGGGCATCCTGCAGATGTGCCGGAACAGCCGGTGTCTTAGTCTGCTTCACGCAGCTCATTGCTGCCGATATCGCATTATATGATGCATTGCTCTTTGGCGCGCATGCCATGTATGTGACAGCCTGTGACAGAATAATCTGTGCCTCCGGCATTCCAACGCGCTCGACCTCTGCCGCCGCCGATGCCGCTACAACCATAGCCATCGGGTCTGCATTGCCTATATCCTCCGATGCAAGTATCATGATTCGTCTTGCGATAAATTTCACATCTTCTCCGGCATAAAGCATCCTCGCCAGATAATAGACCGCCGCATCCGGGTCTGAGCCGCGCATGCTCTTTATAAAAGCAGAGATGGTATCGTAATGGTTATCCCCCTTCTTATCATAGGAGATAACTCTTTTTTGTATACATTCGCTCGCCACATCGATAGTGATATGAATGATGCCATCGTCTGACCTGTCCGTGGTCAGTACACCAAGCTCTATCGCTGTGAGCGCCGCTCTCGCATCTCCGTTTGACACATCTGCAAGGAAATCAAGTGCATCATCATCTATCTGTGCATTGTATGCACCCATGCCCTTTTCTGTGTCAGTCAGTGCTCTCTTAAGAAGTACCTTTATATCATCCGTTGACAGCTTTTTAAGCTCAAAAATAACTGAGCGTGAAAGCAAAGCACCGTTTACCTCAAAGTAAGGATTCTCAGTGGTAGCTCCTATCAGAATAATGGTGCCATCCTCCACAAACGGAAGCAGATAATCCTGCTGCCCCTTGTTGAAGCGATGTATCTCGTCGATAAAAAGTATCGTCTTCTTCTGATACATTCCCTGATTATTCTTCGCCTGCTCCACGACCTCTTCCATGTCCTTCTTGCCTGCAGAGGTTGCATTAATCTGCATAAACTCAGCACTGGTAGTGTGGGCTATGACCTTTGCCAAAGTAGTCTTTCCGGTGCCCGGCGGCCCGTAAAAGATGATGGAGCTGAGCTTATCGGCTTTAATCGCACGATACAAAAGCTTGTCCTTCCCAACTATGTGCTGCTGCCCGACCACCTCATCAAGTGTTGTCGGACGCATCCTAGAAGCTAAGGGACCGCTTGTCTCCTTATTCTGTTCTCTCATGTAATCAAATAAATCCATATCATCCCCGCCTGAAATGCATATTTGATATATCTGTTATATCATTTTGCAATTTCTTTTAGCAAAAAATTCATTTTGCATTGATATAATCGGCAATTACGTGTTTTATAAGTGCTAATTATGCATAAAAAAGTGGTGCAAAATTCATTTCCTTATAATAAGATACATGAATTTGCACCACTTTACAACACCAAATTTAATTTTCTACGAAATGACTAATATTTGCCCTTTAATGCAGGATAAAACTGCTTAAATTTTGCATAGCCCTTCTCATATTTTTCGACAAGCTGTGGACTTGGCATGGTTGTATCCTTCTTTCTCACAATAGCCGCTGCCGCAGCCTCCACATTTTCAAAGCAGCCGTTTGCAACTGCAGCCAGTATTGCACCGCCGTATGCCGGTCCTTCCTCGACCTCTACCGTGTCAACCTGCATATTCATGACGTTTGCAACTATCTTTCTCCAAAGCACACTTTTTGCACCGCCACCACAGATTGTTGTGCTTTTTGGTGCCACACCAAGGCTCTTTGCCACCTCAAGTGAATCTCGAAGACCATATGCCACACCCTCAAACACAGCCTGCAGCATGTCGGCTCTGTCAGTATCCATGCTCATCCCAATAAACGCTGCCCTTGCAGACGGATCATTGTGCGGAGAGCGCTCTCCCATCAGATAAGGCAGAAAATACACATGATTCTCACCAAGTCTGCCATCCTCCTCAAGAGGCTTCTGCTCATTCACAAAGTCATCGGAATGAAGGATATCCTTCATCCACCAGTTGTTGCAGCTTGCAGCCGAGAG
It encodes the following:
- a CDS encoding ATPase, T2SS/T4P/T4SS family, which produces MELGKEYFGPLWSFVASNEITDIDYNGKEIWLTNIFNERFRANQQFVTQYMTPAFVEQFTQRIANVVSRQFNKRNPELEAETSELRVTILHESVAKSGRSISIRKTPPLIRLTAESAIAEKFCSEELLAVLINCVKTKMNITFCGMPGIGKTECVKFFSQFIPANERVITIEDTLEIRYAETNPGKDCIEMKVSEDVFGYSEAIKSCLRMNPKWIMLSEARSKEVKYLLQSWSTGVRGMTTLHTDDVRNIPDRILNMLESRVDAERMENDIYQALDVGILIRKRRNEDGVVYRYIDQVCFFYRENYTNHVFMLVSDGQIVTHDIPKVILRRFKREGVNEPFGESFVNEIRMNEAMMSEEREA
- a CDS encoding aminotransferase class I/II-fold pyridoxal phosphate-dependent enzyme; its protein translation is MKKYTEMTKDELMQEKTALEAEYEKIKNLGLSLDMSRGKPGADQLDLSLPMLDVLKSDSDMKSESGLDVRNYACLDGIPEAKALIAGMVGAKPEQAIVYGNSSLNIMYDQVARAFIFGLCGNTPWCKLDKVKFLCPVPGYDRHFAITEEFGVEMINIPMTEDGPDMDMVEKYVNNDASVKGIWCVPKYSNPQGVVYSDETVERFAKLKPAADDFRIFWDNAYTVHHLYDDKQAEIPNILELCEKEGNPDMVFEFCSTSKVTFPGAGVAGICTSEKNREDIKKRLTIQTIGHDKINQLRHARFFKDVDGIKAHMAKHAALIRPKFELVENILTDEIASRGIGTWVKPLGGYFFGFEALSGCAKEIVAKCKEAGVTMTGAGSPFPYKKDPDDSVIRIAPTYPSLDELKKAAEVFVIVTRLVSVNKLLEA
- a CDS encoding replication-associated recombination protein A; protein product: MDLFDYMREQNKETSGPLASRMRPTTLDEVVGQQHIVGKDKLLYRAIKADKLSSIIFYGPPGTGKTTLAKVIAHTTSAEFMQINATSAGKKDMEEVVEQAKNNQGMYQKKTILFIDEIHRFNKGQQDYLLPFVEDGTIILIGATTENPYFEVNGALLSRSVIFELKKLSTDDIKVLLKRALTDTEKGMGAYNAQIDDDALDFLADVSNGDARAALTAIELGVLTTDRSDDGIIHITIDVASECIQKRVISYDKKGDNHYDTISAFIKSMRGSDPDAAVYYLARMLYAGEDVKFIARRIMILASEDIGNADPMAMVVAASAAAEVERVGMPEAQIILSQAVTYMACAPKSNASYNAISAAMSCVKQTKTPAVPAHLQDAHYGAAEKLGHGVGYKYAHDYPNHYVKQQYLPDGLTDRVFYKLTDIGYEAKIKAHMDELHRDCDT